Proteins encoded within one genomic window of Cucumis sativus cultivar 9930 chromosome 3, Cucumber_9930_V3, whole genome shotgun sequence:
- the LOC116402471 gene encoding secologanin synthase-like: MLGNLRGGGKVEIDEVELDMGGGFTVGVGIMGMERILNWVWFRPKRVEKLLRQQGLAGNSYRFLFGDTKEITAAVRQARTSQPMSFSHHIAPRITPYAYPTITNTEIIITSIYAKTWILKYVTFSVLATSISVLLINHVPFSPLALAPPFSLSFFIRSVRNCSTSCVGRGVGEIGADLRERDRIGTTPRVYITEPEQVKIVFSQINEFHKTSSFPFRRRRRSGLVSLEGRPKWAKHRKIINPAFHVDKLKDMFPAFSKRCREMEEKIIFLLLKEAASLFTTYLTNRVYFIPGFRYIPTKLNKRMGEIDRKIRDMVLSIITKRQNAMEKVEASKNENLLGILLESNASQIEEQQNKKDVGMSIEELHCLLGQLFYLVDTRYGKIERAQKSWRFLEVLELGF; this comes from the exons ATGTTGGGAAATCTAAGGGGAGGGGGGAAAGTAGAGATCGATGAAGTGGAATTGGATATGGGTGGTGGGTTCACTGTGGGTGTTGGGATTATGGGGATGGAGAGAATTCTGAATTGGGTTTGGTTTAGGCCGAAGAGGGTTGAGAAGTTGTTGAGACAACAAGGCCTCGCCGGCAACTCTTATCGCTTTCTCTTTGGGGATACAAAGGAGATTACGGCGGCCGTCCGGCAAGCAAGAACATCGCAGCCCATGAGCTTTTCCCATCATATTGCTCCACGCATAACCCCTTATGCTTATCCCACCATCACAAATactgaaattattattacttctaTATATGCAAAGACCTGGATTCTAAAATACGTCACATTTTCGGTACTTGCTACTTCAATCTCTGTCCTTCTGATCAATCACGTCCCTTTCTCCCCTCTCGCACTTGCACCGCCTTTTTCACTTTCCTTCTTTATCAGGAGTGTGAGGAATTGCTCTACTTCTTGTGTTGGCAGAGGAGTGGGAGAAATTGGAGCCGATCTAAGGGAGAGGGATAGA ATTGGAACAACTCCAAGAGTATATATAACAGAGCCAGAACAAGTGAAGATTGTTTTCTCTCAAATCAATGAATTTCATAAGACATCTTCTTTTCcctttagaagaagaaggagaagtgGGCTTGTCTCTCTTGAGGGACGACCTAAATGGGCTAAACACAGAAAGATCATCAACCCTGCATTTCATGTGGACAAGTTGAAA GATATGTTTCCAGCATTCTCGAAGAGGTGTAGAGAAATG gaggaaaaaataatcttCCTGCTCTTGAAAGAGGCAGCTTCGCTATTCACTACATACCTAACAAACAGAGTTTATTTCATCCCAGGGTTTAG gtACATACCAACTAAATTAAACAAGAGGATGGGAGAGATTGATAGGAAAATACGAGATATGGTTTTAAGTATTATAACCAAAAGACAAAATGCTATGGAGAAAGTTGAAgcttcaaaaaatgaaaatcttttAGGCATCCTATTAGAATCAAATGCAAGTCAAATTGAAGaacaacaaaacaagaaagatgTTGGAATGAGCATAGAAGAA CTGCATTGCTTACTTGGACAATTATTCTACTTGGTCGATACTCGGTATGGCAAGATCGAGCGAGCGCAGAAGTCTTGGAGGTTTTTGGAGGTTCTAGAACTTGGATTTTGA
- the LOC101212009 gene encoding L10-interacting MYB domain-containing protein produces MKINHIEDVNQIDVSRFDGPWSFKNETIFINLMEDEVAKGNRPTTTFTKTSWTYIKEQLYVKTGYAYSHEQLKNKYNSLRHRYKEFKKLLSDINGKGWDPVLGTITLGEAQWTNLIKVNKKAKKFKKSGCPHYGKLMGIYGDTIATTELDALPSTKLSSDSEYDNKTESDSPMSNEDCGNSRDENQGQSSMSKKSKRKREVLNDIMSSFKEAYVENLKRRNDILEGRLFGFPSGEFSEISSKERDYADEDLNKCIKILNSMVDIDDKAYTKVLKQLVADTTWRKAFLCIPESRRRGFVNNL; encoded by the exons ATGAAGATCAATCATATTGAAGATGTTAATCAAATTGATGTATCAAGATTTGATGGGCCTTGGTCATTTAAAAATGAGacaatttttatcaatttgatgGAAGATGAAGTTGCAAAAGGAAATCGTCCAACTACAACCTTTACCAAAACTAGTTGGACTTATATAAAGGAACAACTGTATGTAAAAACAGGATATGCTTATTCTCATGaacaattgaaaaataagtatAACAGTCTTAGACATCGTTACAAAGAATTCAAAAAGTTGTTGAGTGATATTAATGGAAAAGGTTGGGATCCTGTATTGGGAACTATTACTTTAGGAGAGGCGCAGTGGACTAATCTCATTAAG GTTAACAAGAAAGCTAAGAAGTTCAAAAAGAGTGGATGTCCACATTACGGAAAATTGATGGGAATATATGGAGATACAATTGCAACAACAGAGCTTGATGCTCTTCCATCTACAAAACTTTCTTCAGATTCTGAATATGATAATAAAACAGAAAGTGATTCTCCGATGAGCAATGAAGATTGTGGAAATAGTAGAGATGAAAATCAAGGTCAAAGTAGTATGAGCaagaaatctaaaagaaaaagagaagtcCTAAATGATATAATGTCATCTTTCAAGGAAGCTTATGTTGAGAATTTAAAGAGGAGAAATGATATACTTGAAGGAAGACTTTTTGGTTTTCCATCAGGTGAATTTAGCGAAATTTCgtcaaaagaaagagattatGCTGATGAAGACTTAAACAAAtgcatcaaaattttaaatagcatGGTCGATATTGATGATAAAGCCTATACAAAAGTATTGAAACAATTGGTTGCTGACACTACTTGGAGAAAAGCATTTTTGTGTATTCCTGAATCAAGAAGGAGAGGATTTGTTAataatctttaa
- the LOC101205921 gene encoding amino acid transporter AVT1J isoform X2 codes for MDDEFVHRTLSGHLHAPLLNGHKQNNDVEHQPTTIVNAGGTTSFVKTCFNGLNALSGVGILSVPYALASGGWLSLILLFVIALATFYTGLLIQRCMDAKSDIRTYPEVGELAFGNNGKIVVSVFMYVELYLVATGFLILEGDNLNNMFPDVGFELFGFRIAGQAFFVLVVALIILPSVWLDNLSLLSFVSASGVLASAIIIGSVFWCGAFDGIGFKHKGTTLINWKGIPNSISLFAFCYCAHPVFPTLYTSMNNKRQFSNVLTFCFIICTFCYASMAVMGYAMFGSDIQSQITLNLPTGKISSLIAIYTTLVNPICKYALMTVPIVSAFKNRFTSNYNTKPLTVLISTTLLVSNVIVALAIPFFGSLMSLVGAFLSVTASIILPCVCYLKISGSYKKPFGFETIIISSIILIGVVVAIVGTYVALAEIVGQM; via the exons ATGGATGATGAGTTTGTCCATCGCACATTATCAGGCCACCTCCATGCGCCGCTTCTTAATGGGCACAAGCAAAACAACGACGTCGAACACCAACCAACCACCATCGTCAATGCCGGTGGCACCACCTCCTTTGTCAAAACCTGCTTCAATGGACTCAACGCTCTTTCAG GAGTTGGAATTCTATCCGTTCCATACGCCCTCGCGTCAGGTGGATGGCTAAGCTTAATACTCCTATTTGTGATCGCTCTCGCGACGTTTTACACAGGTTTGCTAATCCAACGATGCATGGATGCAAAATCGGATATAAGAACCTATCCGGAGGTTGGAGAGCTTGCATTTGGAAACAATGGGAAGATAGTAGTATCAGTTTTCATGTATGTGGAGCTATACTTAGTTGCCACAGGATTTCTAATTCTTGAAGGCGATAACTTGAACAACATGTTCCCCGACGTTGGGTTCGAACTCTTTGGCTTTAGAATTGCGGGCCAAGCGTTCTTTGTTTTGGTTGTTGCCCTCATTATCTTGCCGTCGGTTTGGCTTGACAACTTGAGTCTTCTCTCTTTTGTGTCTGCAAGCGGGGTTCTTGCGTCGGCCATTATCATTGGGTCGGTATTCTGGTGTGGTGCTTTTGATGGAATTGGATTCAAACACAAAGGAACAACTCTCATTAACTGGAAAGGGATTCCAAATTCCATCAGCTTATTTGCGTTTTGTTACTGTGCTCATCCGGTTTTTCCAACATTGTACACTTCCATGAACAACAAACGACAATTCTCCAAT GTTCTAACTTTCTGCTTCATCATTTGTACATTTTGTTATGCCTCAATGGCTGTAATGGGATATGCAATGTTTGGCTCAGACATTCAATCACAAATAACGTTAAATCTTCCAACGGGAAAAATCAGCTCCTTGATTGCCATCTACACAACATTAGTAAACCCCATTTGTAAATATGCATTAATGACTGTTCCAATTGTCAGTGCCTTTAAGAATCGGTTTACATCGAACTACAACACAAAGCCCTTGACTGTGTTAATTAGTACCACCTTGTTAGTCAGCAATGTCATTGTAGCTCTTGCAATTCCCTTCTTCGGCTCTTTGATGTCACTCGTCGGAGCATTTCTCAGTGTCACCGCTTCGATTATACTTCCATGCGTGTGTTACTTGAAGATTTCTGGCAGTTACAAGAAGCCGTTTGGATTCGAGACGATCATAATAAGTAGTATCATATTGATAGGTGTTGTTGTTGCCATTGTTGGCACATATGTAGCTCTTGCAGAAATTGTAGGacaaatgtaa
- the LOC101205921 gene encoding amino acid transporter AVT1J isoform X1, with the protein MKVKMFLDSFLRVPLLVGEKFDSEVLTLEEVESNINIHNSSTSQKTNFLQTTFNLLNTLSGVGILSVPYALASGGWLSLILLFVIALATFYTGLLIQRCMDAKSDIRTYPEVGELAFGNNGKIVVSVFMYVELYLVATGFLILEGDNLNNMFPDVGFELFGFRIAGQAFFVLVVALIILPSVWLDNLSLLSFVSASGVLASAIIIGSVFWCGAFDGIGFKHKGTTLINWKGIPNSISLFAFCYCAHPVFPTLYTSMNNKRQFSNVLTFCFIICTFCYASMAVMGYAMFGSDIQSQITLNLPTGKISSLIAIYTTLVNPICKYALMTVPIVSAFKNRFTSNYNTKPLTVLISTTLLVSNVIVALAIPFFGSLMSLVGAFLSVTASIILPCVCYLKISGSYKKPFGFETIIISSIILIGVVVAIVGTYVALAEIVGQM; encoded by the exons ATGAAGGTGAAGATGTTCTTAGATTCATTTTTGAGAGTACCTCTATTGGTTGGAGAGAAATTTGACAGTGAAGTACTGACTTTAGAAGAAGttgaatcaaatattaatattcatAATTCATCCACTTCCCAAAAAACCAATTTCCTTCAAACCACTTTCAATCTCCTCAATACTCTATCAG GAGTTGGAATTCTATCCGTTCCATACGCCCTCGCGTCAGGTGGATGGCTAAGCTTAATACTCCTATTTGTGATCGCTCTCGCGACGTTTTACACAGGTTTGCTAATCCAACGATGCATGGATGCAAAATCGGATATAAGAACCTATCCGGAGGTTGGAGAGCTTGCATTTGGAAACAATGGGAAGATAGTAGTATCAGTTTTCATGTATGTGGAGCTATACTTAGTTGCCACAGGATTTCTAATTCTTGAAGGCGATAACTTGAACAACATGTTCCCCGACGTTGGGTTCGAACTCTTTGGCTTTAGAATTGCGGGCCAAGCGTTCTTTGTTTTGGTTGTTGCCCTCATTATCTTGCCGTCGGTTTGGCTTGACAACTTGAGTCTTCTCTCTTTTGTGTCTGCAAGCGGGGTTCTTGCGTCGGCCATTATCATTGGGTCGGTATTCTGGTGTGGTGCTTTTGATGGAATTGGATTCAAACACAAAGGAACAACTCTCATTAACTGGAAAGGGATTCCAAATTCCATCAGCTTATTTGCGTTTTGTTACTGTGCTCATCCGGTTTTTCCAACATTGTACACTTCCATGAACAACAAACGACAATTCTCCAAT GTTCTAACTTTCTGCTTCATCATTTGTACATTTTGTTATGCCTCAATGGCTGTAATGGGATATGCAATGTTTGGCTCAGACATTCAATCACAAATAACGTTAAATCTTCCAACGGGAAAAATCAGCTCCTTGATTGCCATCTACACAACATTAGTAAACCCCATTTGTAAATATGCATTAATGACTGTTCCAATTGTCAGTGCCTTTAAGAATCGGTTTACATCGAACTACAACACAAAGCCCTTGACTGTGTTAATTAGTACCACCTTGTTAGTCAGCAATGTCATTGTAGCTCTTGCAATTCCCTTCTTCGGCTCTTTGATGTCACTCGTCGGAGCATTTCTCAGTGTCACCGCTTCGATTATACTTCCATGCGTGTGTTACTTGAAGATTTCTGGCAGTTACAAGAAGCCGTTTGGATTCGAGACGATCATAATAAGTAGTATCATATTGATAGGTGTTGTTGTTGCCATTGTTGGCACATATGTAGCTCTTGCAGAAATTGTAGGacaaatgtaa